From one Luteipulveratus mongoliensis genomic stretch:
- a CDS encoding alpha/beta-hydrolase family protein — MSAIESPPVAAAPLIRRWSQSLRLARASSAVTVALTTFLSFFPGYLPHSPLVQGLVTAVFVLGSLSVVRRLRRAEPRVTGRRQQHVVVGSGVALAAAVVWAHLSQNAMRAQIGMAPLGLADWAGMAATIGSVVLLGRGVRLAWRKRARLWRPVLALAVATSVMVPMTPSHAAGGQGTSEGQVLMDPSPVGAVRTYAAMTGRESVTARAQRAADQLVRAGGLHRSRVVLVIPTGSGWVDPNLVDGLEHRFGADVAMVGMQYSSSPSWMAYVFDQDGATRGARALFDAVSARIQSLPANQRPDLHVYGESLGATAGQAIFTGPGGRARTHQVCSALWVGTPGGDTTGLLKESSVANDDDPIVHTNPSMLFEPPDNGRPWLPVVSLMQAGVDFVSSLAVPTGAGHRYGPEQANALQTC; from the coding sequence ATGAGCGCCATCGAGTCGCCGCCCGTGGCTGCGGCACCGCTGATCCGTCGCTGGTCGCAGTCGCTTCGCCTGGCCCGGGCCTCGAGCGCGGTGACCGTCGCGCTCACCACGTTCCTGTCGTTCTTCCCTGGCTATCTGCCTCACTCGCCGCTGGTACAGGGCCTCGTGACGGCGGTGTTCGTCCTCGGGTCCCTGTCCGTCGTACGACGACTGCGGCGGGCCGAGCCCCGCGTGACCGGGCGACGGCAGCAGCACGTCGTGGTCGGGTCAGGTGTGGCTCTGGCAGCCGCCGTCGTGTGGGCACACCTGTCGCAGAACGCGATGCGCGCGCAGATCGGGATGGCGCCGCTCGGGCTCGCTGACTGGGCCGGCATGGCCGCGACGATCGGCAGCGTCGTGCTGCTCGGCCGCGGCGTCCGTCTCGCCTGGCGCAAGCGGGCTCGGCTGTGGCGTCCAGTCCTTGCTCTCGCGGTGGCCACATCGGTCATGGTGCCGATGACGCCCAGCCACGCAGCAGGCGGACAGGGCACGAGCGAGGGACAAGTCCTCATGGACCCCTCCCCTGTCGGTGCAGTTCGGACGTACGCCGCGATGACCGGTCGCGAGAGCGTCACGGCGCGGGCGCAGCGTGCCGCCGACCAGCTGGTACGTGCCGGCGGCCTGCACCGGTCGCGGGTGGTCCTGGTGATCCCGACCGGCTCGGGTTGGGTCGATCCCAACCTCGTCGACGGGCTGGAGCACCGCTTCGGCGCGGACGTCGCGATGGTCGGCATGCAGTACTCCTCCAGCCCGAGCTGGATGGCGTACGTCTTCGACCAGGACGGTGCGACGCGTGGGGCACGAGCGCTGTTCGACGCGGTGAGCGCGCGGATCCAGAGCCTCCCGGCCAACCAGCGCCCGGACCTGCACGTCTACGGCGAGAGCCTCGGCGCGACGGCTGGGCAGGCAATCTTCACCGGCCCGGGCGGCCGGGCGCGTACCCATCAGGTCTGCTCGGCGCTCTGGGTCGGTACGCCGGGTGGCGACACCACGGGCCTGCTCAAGGAGTCCTCGGTCGCCAACGACGACGACCCGATCGTGCACACGAACCCGTCGATGCTGTTCGAGCCGCCGGACAACGGTCGCCCGTGGCTGCCGGTCGTGAGCCTGATGCAGGCCGGCGTCGACTTCGTCAGCTCACTGGCAGTCCCGACAGGGGCCGGTCACCGCTACGGGCCTGAGCAGGCGAACGCCCTCCAGACCTGCTGA
- a CDS encoding YaaA family protein, whose translation MLILLPPSETKHARTRGHRLDVDSLSFPELSDVRHRVLDALTDVGGRDDAAEILGVSSNLTEDLARNTRLRTTPALPVQDLYTGVLYDALDLGTLDAAALRRARRWLVVVSALYGAVRPRDKVAPYRLSMAVNLPGLGPVAAAWREPLDDVLSAAAGRGVIVDCRSSTYVAAWTPRGDLARKWVQIRVPGATHMAKHTRGLLARHLCQVGKDVRTPQALEAVAADGFSTTLTAPARTGQPWVLDVSTP comes from the coding sequence GTGCTGATCTTGCTGCCGCCCTCGGAGACCAAGCACGCGCGGACCCGAGGCCATCGGCTCGACGTCGATTCCCTGTCGTTCCCGGAGCTGAGTGACGTCCGCCACCGGGTCCTGGACGCTCTCACCGATGTGGGTGGTCGGGACGATGCGGCCGAGATCCTCGGCGTCAGCAGCAACCTCACGGAGGACCTGGCCCGCAACACCCGGCTGCGCACCACTCCCGCACTGCCGGTCCAGGACCTCTACACGGGCGTGCTGTACGACGCGCTCGACCTCGGCACTCTCGACGCCGCTGCCCTGCGCCGAGCCCGGCGCTGGCTGGTCGTGGTGTCCGCGCTCTACGGCGCCGTCCGTCCTCGGGACAAGGTCGCCCCTTACCGGCTCTCGATGGCTGTGAACCTCCCCGGCCTCGGCCCGGTCGCCGCAGCCTGGCGCGAGCCGCTGGATGACGTGCTGTCCGCGGCCGCCGGCCGGGGCGTCATCGTTGACTGCCGGTCGAGCACCTACGTCGCCGCCTGGACCCCGCGGGGCGACCTGGCCCGCAAGTGGGTGCAGATCCGCGTGCCCGGCGCGACCCACATGGCCAAGCACACTCGTGGACTGCTGGCCCGTCACCTCTGCCAGGTCGGCAAGGACGTACGCACCCCGCAGGCACTCGAAGCCGTTGCGGCAGATGGGTTCTCGACCACGCTGACTGCGCCGGCCCGGACCGGTCAGCCCTGGGTGCTCGACGTCTCAACCCCATGA
- a CDS encoding SLC13 family permease — protein MTAAELGDLASRVAPVMVFLVMITVVAEIAEIAGVFDVAGHWAARAGRHRTWLLWLLVALLSTGATIVLSLDTTAVLLTPVVIAVARQVGVSAMPFALTTVWLANTASLLLPVSNLSNLLAMHHFSGLGVGVLDYVALSWRPALAAVVATLVVLALLHRRELSGRYTIEPPADPHDRPLLLVAAAVCVALGPIFVTGITPAIPATIAAVVLVGTLWVRQRAALRRVSVPWLMVVAVCALFVVVDIASRHGLHDLLSGALGTGHSPGDLWQVSATGAVAANLANNLPAYLALEGLTTDRPARLMALLIGVNLGPMVTIWGSLATLLWRERCRRAGLVVPVLPFMAKSLLCAVAAVAAATAALTL, from the coding sequence ATGACCGCAGCCGAGCTGGGTGACCTCGCGAGCCGGGTCGCACCGGTGATGGTCTTCCTCGTGATGATCACCGTGGTGGCCGAGATCGCAGAGATCGCGGGGGTGTTCGACGTTGCCGGTCACTGGGCTGCGCGCGCCGGACGGCACCGCACCTGGTTGCTGTGGCTGCTGGTGGCCCTGCTGTCGACGGGCGCGACGATCGTGCTGAGCCTCGATACGACCGCTGTGCTGCTGACGCCTGTCGTCATCGCCGTCGCACGCCAGGTCGGTGTGTCCGCCATGCCCTTCGCCCTCACCACGGTCTGGCTCGCCAACACCGCATCACTGCTCCTGCCTGTCTCCAACTTGTCGAATCTGCTTGCCATGCATCACTTCTCGGGTCTGGGTGTCGGCGTCCTGGACTATGTCGCCTTGTCATGGCGACCCGCGTTGGCCGCAGTCGTCGCGACCTTGGTCGTCCTGGCGCTCCTGCACCGACGTGAGCTGTCTGGGCGCTACACCATCGAGCCACCGGCCGATCCCCATGACCGTCCTCTGCTGCTCGTCGCAGCCGCAGTATGCGTAGCCCTCGGCCCGATCTTCGTCACCGGCATCACCCCTGCGATACCCGCCACCATCGCGGCCGTCGTCCTGGTCGGCACGCTCTGGGTTCGGCAGCGGGCAGCGCTGCGCAGGGTCTCGGTGCCCTGGCTCATGGTCGTTGCCGTGTGTGCACTGTTCGTGGTCGTCGACATCGCGTCACGACACGGGCTGCACGACCTGCTGTCTGGCGCGCTCGGCACAGGTCACTCGCCCGGAGACCTCTGGCAGGTCAGCGCGACCGGTGCCGTCGCCGCCAACCTGGCCAACAACCTGCCCGCCTATCTCGCCCTCGAGGGCCTGACCACCGACCGGCCGGCCCGACTGATGGCGCTGCTCATCGGCGTGAACCTCGGGCCGATGGTGACCATCTGGGGCTCGCTGGCCACGCTGCTGTGGCGCGAGCGCTGCCGCCGAGCCGGGCTCGTCGTACCCGTGCTGCCCTTCATGGCCAAGAGCCTGCTGTGCGCAGTCGCTGCGGTGGCGGCCGCAACGGCCGCGCTCACCCTCTGA
- a CDS encoding sensor histidine kinase, which produces MSRPPRRRLRRVTRAVGRGTWVGTLGLGRAARAGLRLAAKQPDVLPVLAAAIMLAIAWPTIWVSHEVPASIQPVLALMEVAPLLMMRRWPFFAWVASAGGAVIWLFVDQTANAPMPWPVTHFLILLTAILVAAMLASVLEVVLVTVGSATLFFSAMPSELKPWGVGAVLVVAFGLLIRWLVLSRRQLAAQSEATEVEKARRAVVEERSRIARELHDVVAHHMSMVVVQAQSAPYRLTDVSPEVREEFSGIESSARQALNEVRGVLGVLRQEESPADTAPQPGIAEMPGLLEATRNAGVDVSWRLDVRPEECPTGTALVLHRILQESLANATRHAPGAPVEVTLDRTAEGAEMAVRNGPPTRLEDVLPDEHSGGNGIPGMRARAEAVAGRFYAAPSADGGFVVHVSVPLEGRPQLAGLG; this is translated from the coding sequence ATGTCCAGACCTCCGCGTCGACGCCTCAGACGCGTCACACGTGCCGTCGGGCGTGGCACGTGGGTCGGTACGCTCGGCCTCGGACGTGCGGCGCGTGCCGGCCTCCGCCTCGCTGCCAAGCAGCCCGACGTTCTCCCGGTCCTCGCCGCCGCCATCATGCTGGCGATCGCCTGGCCGACCATCTGGGTCTCCCACGAGGTCCCGGCCTCGATCCAGCCGGTGCTCGCGCTCATGGAGGTCGCTCCGCTGCTCATGATGCGCCGCTGGCCGTTCTTCGCCTGGGTGGCGAGCGCGGGCGGTGCCGTCATCTGGTTGTTCGTCGATCAGACCGCGAACGCGCCGATGCCCTGGCCGGTCACGCACTTCCTGATCCTGCTCACCGCGATCCTGGTGGCGGCGATGCTCGCCTCGGTGCTCGAGGTCGTCCTCGTGACGGTGGGCAGCGCGACGCTGTTCTTCAGTGCCATGCCTTCAGAGCTGAAGCCCTGGGGCGTCGGCGCGGTCCTCGTCGTGGCGTTCGGTCTGCTGATCCGGTGGCTGGTGCTGTCGCGTCGGCAGCTGGCTGCGCAGTCGGAGGCGACCGAGGTCGAGAAGGCCAGACGTGCCGTCGTCGAGGAGCGCAGCCGGATCGCCCGCGAGCTGCACGACGTGGTGGCCCACCACATGTCGATGGTCGTGGTGCAGGCGCAGAGCGCGCCCTACCGCCTGACCGACGTCTCTCCGGAGGTGCGCGAGGAGTTCTCCGGTATCGAGTCATCCGCGCGACAGGCACTCAACGAGGTCCGTGGGGTGCTGGGCGTGCTGCGCCAGGAGGAAAGCCCCGCCGATACGGCTCCACAACCCGGAATCGCTGAGATGCCAGGCCTGCTCGAGGCAACCCGCAATGCCGGTGTCGACGTCAGCTGGCGTCTGGACGTACGGCCCGAGGAGTGCCCGACCGGCACCGCACTGGTGCTGCATCGCATCCTGCAGGAGTCCCTGGCCAACGCCACCCGCCACGCGCCGGGCGCGCCGGTCGAGGTGACCTTGGACCGTACGGCGGAGGGCGCTGAGATGGCCGTCCGCAACGGCCCGCCGACCCGACTCGAGGACGTACTGCCTGATGAGCACAGTGGAGGCAACGGCATCCCCGGGATGCGGGCGCGTGCGGAGGCGGTCGCCGGCCGGTTCTACGCGGCGCCATCGGCAGACGGGGGCTTCGTGGTGCACGTGAGCGTGCCCCTCGAGGGCCGGCCGCAGCTCGCGGGCCTAGGTTGA
- a CDS encoding RNB domain-containing ribonuclease codes for MPKRQIVAPQAQPDAGADAGPLEQAFQAVRQELELPGEYPADAAAEAQQAAQSVTMPERDETAVPFFTVDPPESKDLDQAIHLERSGDGYRLRYAIADVPSFVKPGGALDTETRRRGQTLYLPDVRIPLHPEVLSEGVASLLAGEVRPAFVWDIVMDAKGETKSAEVYRAQVRSQDRYDYEQVQQAIDGGTADERVALLKEVGEKRIALERERGGASLPMPEQEITREGDSYVLSFRPLLPSEDWNAQISLMTGMVAAEMMLHAQIGILRTMPAADQEALQRFHRQAVALGVPWPAEQPYGEFLRTLDRTNTKHLALIHAATTLFRGAGYTPFDGDVPDQPEQAAVAAPYAHVTAPLRRLVDRFGLAICEALSRGDQVPDWVKQALPTLPDIMRGTDQLAGKVERSCADAVEAAVMSSHLGETLAASVVEKRDKGAVLVQLKDFAVEAECQGDAELGADVQVKVASADIATRKVEFQLA; via the coding sequence ATGCCGAAGCGACAGATCGTTGCCCCGCAGGCCCAGCCCGACGCCGGCGCTGACGCCGGACCACTCGAGCAGGCCTTCCAGGCCGTCAGACAGGAGCTCGAGCTGCCCGGCGAGTATCCCGCCGACGCCGCCGCGGAGGCGCAGCAGGCCGCCCAGTCCGTGACGATGCCCGAGCGCGACGAGACCGCGGTCCCGTTCTTCACGGTGGACCCTCCGGAGTCCAAGGACCTGGACCAGGCGATCCATCTCGAGCGGTCCGGTGACGGCTACCGGTTGAGGTACGCCATCGCGGACGTCCCGTCCTTCGTCAAGCCTGGGGGAGCGCTCGACACCGAGACGCGCCGTCGTGGCCAGACGCTCTACCTCCCGGACGTGCGGATCCCGCTCCACCCGGAGGTCCTCAGCGAAGGCGTCGCGAGTCTCCTTGCCGGAGAAGTGCGTCCGGCGTTCGTCTGGGACATCGTCATGGACGCCAAGGGCGAGACGAAGTCCGCCGAGGTCTACCGCGCGCAGGTCCGCAGCCAGGACCGGTACGACTACGAGCAGGTGCAGCAGGCCATCGACGGAGGCACGGCCGACGAGCGCGTCGCCCTGCTCAAGGAGGTCGGCGAGAAGCGCATCGCTCTCGAGCGTGAGCGCGGCGGCGCGAGCCTGCCGATGCCCGAGCAGGAGATCACCCGCGAGGGTGACAGCTATGTCCTGTCCTTCCGCCCGTTGTTGCCCAGCGAGGACTGGAACGCGCAGATCTCGCTGATGACCGGCATGGTCGCGGCCGAGATGATGCTGCACGCCCAGATCGGCATCCTGCGCACGATGCCCGCGGCCGATCAGGAAGCGCTGCAGCGCTTTCACCGGCAGGCCGTGGCACTGGGCGTCCCATGGCCGGCCGAGCAGCCGTACGGCGAGTTCTTGCGCACGCTCGACCGCACCAACACCAAGCACCTGGCGCTCATCCACGCGGCCACCACGCTGTTCCGTGGCGCGGGCTACACACCGTTCGACGGCGATGTGCCCGACCAGCCGGAGCAGGCTGCCGTCGCGGCACCGTACGCCCATGTCACCGCGCCGCTGCGCCGTCTCGTGGACCGGTTCGGGCTGGCGATCTGTGAGGCGCTGAGCCGCGGTGACCAGGTGCCCGACTGGGTCAAGCAGGCGCTCCCGACGCTGCCCGACATCATGCGGGGGACCGACCAGCTGGCCGGCAAGGTCGAGCGCAGCTGTGCTGACGCCGTCGAGGCCGCCGTGATGTCCAGCCATCTCGGCGAGACGCTCGCGGCCTCCGTGGTCGAGAAGCGTGACAAGGGTGCGGTGCTCGTCCAGCTCAAGGACTTCGCTGTCGAGGCCGAGTGCCAGGGCGATGCCGAGCTCGGCGCGGACGTCCAGGTCAAGGTCGCCAGCGCCGACATCGCCACCCGCAAGGTCGAGTTCCAGCTCGCCTGA
- a CDS encoding O-succinylhomoserine sulfhydrylase gives MSDAKTPRPDTLAVRGGLARSGFEETAEALYLTSGFVYETAEDAEAAFKEEVDRFVYSRYGNPTVAVLEERLRLLEGAEACYATASGMSAVFTALAALLANGDRVVAARGLFGSCFVILDEILPRWGVETVFVDGSDNDQWREALSKPTTAVFFETPSNPMQELVDMDTVCELAHAAGAQVVVDNVFGTPVFSRPLEHGADIIVYSATKHIDGQGRVLGGAILGPRDYIDGPVKNLIRHTGPSLSPFNAWVLVKGLETMRIRVEQQARSALTLAQALERDPRVATVWYPYLESHPQHGLALRQMSGGGTVVTFELAGGEGRTQKDDAFTVMNALEIIDISNNLGDSKSLITHPSTTTHRRMGEEARLKVGITDGVLRISVGLEDIEDLLADVATALSGLG, from the coding sequence GTGAGCGACGCGAAGACTCCGCGACCCGACACCCTGGCGGTCCGAGGAGGCCTGGCACGCAGTGGCTTTGAAGAGACCGCCGAGGCGCTCTACCTGACCTCAGGCTTCGTCTACGAGACCGCCGAGGACGCCGAGGCGGCGTTCAAGGAGGAGGTCGACCGCTTCGTCTACAGCCGTTATGGCAACCCGACGGTCGCGGTGCTCGAGGAGCGCCTGCGACTCCTCGAAGGCGCCGAGGCGTGCTACGCGACGGCGAGTGGGATGTCGGCGGTCTTCACCGCGTTGGCCGCCCTGCTGGCCAACGGTGACCGGGTCGTCGCGGCCCGAGGGTTGTTCGGCTCGTGCTTCGTGATCCTCGACGAGATCCTGCCCCGCTGGGGTGTCGAGACCGTCTTCGTGGACGGCTCGGACAACGACCAGTGGCGTGAGGCCCTGTCCAAGCCGACGACGGCGGTGTTCTTCGAGACGCCCAGCAACCCGATGCAGGAGCTCGTCGACATGGACACCGTCTGTGAGCTCGCCCATGCGGCGGGCGCACAGGTTGTGGTCGACAACGTCTTCGGCACTCCGGTCTTCTCGCGTCCGCTGGAGCACGGCGCGGACATCATCGTCTACAGCGCGACCAAGCACATCGACGGTCAGGGTCGCGTCCTGGGCGGCGCCATCCTGGGACCGCGGGACTACATCGACGGGCCGGTCAAGAACCTCATCCGGCACACCGGTCCGTCCCTGTCGCCCTTCAACGCGTGGGTGCTGGTCAAGGGGCTGGAGACCATGCGGATCCGGGTCGAGCAGCAGGCCCGGTCCGCGCTCACGCTGGCGCAGGCGCTGGAGCGCGACCCGCGGGTGGCGACCGTCTGGTACCCCTACCTCGAGTCGCACCCGCAGCACGGACTGGCGCTGCGGCAGATGTCGGGCGGCGGCACCGTCGTGACCTTCGAGCTCGCAGGCGGGGAGGGTCGGACCCAGAAGGACGACGCCTTCACGGTGATGAACGCGCTGGAGATCATCGACATCTCCAACAACCTCGGCGACTCCAAGTCGCTCATCACCCACCCGTCCACCACGACTCATCGCCGGATGGGCGAGGAGGCGCGGTTGAAGGTCGGCATCACCGACGGCGTTCTGCGGATCTCGGTGGGTCTCGAAGACATCGAGGACCTGCTCGCCGACGTTGCGACGGCCCTGAGCGGACTCGGCTGA
- a CDS encoding PLP-dependent cysteine synthase family protein, whose protein sequence is MEPVHDLASTSCPDRAWIDEAVRRLLADANRSADTHLIKVPLPDGWDVDLYLKDESTHPTGSLKHRLARSLFLYAICNGWIGPRTTVIEASSGSTAISEAYFARMVGLPFIAVMARSTSPEKVALIEREGGTCHLVDDPGTVYDVARDLAAECDGHYMDQFTYAERATDWRGNNNIAESIFEQLSLERHPVPTWVVVGAGTGGTSATIGRYTRYRGLSSRLAVVDPEGSAFLKSYAGEADPTGRGSRIEGIGRPRVEPSFNALVVDRMLGIPDAASVAAMRFLRERTGLRAGASTGTNLYGALLLACEMRTAGQAGSIVALLCDHAERYVQSYDNDDWVAEHGLDLTPYDGVLAQAWDHGTWTG, encoded by the coding sequence GTGGAGCCCGTACATGATCTCGCCTCGACCAGCTGTCCCGACCGCGCATGGATCGACGAGGCCGTACGCCGGCTCCTCGCCGATGCCAACCGCAGCGCCGACACCCACCTCATCAAGGTGCCTCTCCCCGACGGGTGGGACGTGGACCTCTATCTCAAGGACGAGTCGACGCACCCGACCGGCAGCCTGAAGCACCGCCTCGCCCGCTCGCTGTTCCTGTACGCCATCTGCAACGGCTGGATCGGCCCGCGTACCACCGTGATCGAGGCGTCCTCCGGGTCAACAGCGATCTCAGAGGCGTACTTCGCCCGCATGGTCGGACTCCCGTTCATCGCGGTCATGGCCCGCTCGACCAGCCCCGAGAAGGTCGCGCTGATCGAGCGCGAGGGCGGCACCTGTCACCTCGTCGACGATCCCGGCACCGTGTACGACGTCGCGCGCGACCTGGCAGCGGAGTGCGATGGGCACTACATGGACCAGTTCACCTACGCCGAGCGAGCGACGGACTGGCGAGGCAACAACAACATCGCGGAGTCGATCTTCGAGCAGCTGTCACTGGAGCGGCACCCGGTCCCGACCTGGGTCGTCGTGGGCGCCGGCACCGGTGGCACCAGCGCGACGATCGGTCGCTACACGCGCTACCGCGGGCTCTCGTCGCGGTTGGCGGTGGTCGACCCGGAGGGGTCGGCGTTCCTGAAAAGCTATGCAGGAGAAGCAGATCCGACCGGTCGTGGCTCGCGCATCGAAGGCATCGGCCGACCACGCGTCGAGCCGAGCTTCAATGCCCTTGTGGTCGACCGGATGCTCGGCATCCCCGATGCGGCGTCCGTCGCGGCCATGAGGTTCTTGCGCGAGCGCACCGGCCTGCGCGCCGGAGCGTCCACCGGCACCAACCTCTACGGCGCGCTGCTGCTGGCGTGCGAGATGCGCACGGCGGGTCAGGCCGGGAGCATCGTGGCGCTGCTGTGCGATCACGCCGAGCGCTACGTCCAGTCCTACGACAACGACGACTGGGTCGCCGAGCACGGTCTGGACCTCACGCCGTACGACGGTGTGCTCGCCCAGGCGTGGGACCACGGCACCTGGACCGGCTGA
- a CDS encoding rhodanese-like domain-containing protein: MSYAGDVSPQQAFEALREDPSARLVDVRTQAEWAYVGVPDLTSVGQQVVYAEWQTYPEGARNEAFLDQLREAGVGDGPTYFLCRSGVRSIAAAEAATAAGSTQAYNVLEGFEGGVDEQGHRSVAGWKVAGLPWVQK, encoded by the coding sequence ATGAGCTACGCCGGTGATGTGAGCCCGCAGCAGGCGTTCGAGGCGTTGCGTGAGGATCCCTCCGCACGACTCGTCGACGTCCGCACCCAGGCCGAGTGGGCGTACGTCGGGGTGCCCGATCTGACGTCCGTCGGCCAGCAGGTCGTCTACGCCGAGTGGCAGACCTATCCCGAGGGCGCTCGCAACGAGGCGTTCCTCGACCAGCTGCGCGAGGCGGGTGTCGGTGACGGACCGACCTACTTCCTGTGCAGGTCGGGTGTGCGCTCGATCGCCGCGGCCGAGGCGGCGACGGCCGCGGGCTCAACCCAGGCGTACAACGTGCTCGAGGGCTTCGAGGGTGGCGTGGACGAGCAGGGTCACCGCAGCGTGGCTGGCTGGAAGGTCGCGGGACTGCCCTGGGTGCAGAAGTGA
- a CDS encoding response regulator: MTITVVIVDDQAMVRQGIGALLGAQSDISVIGDAADGAEAVREVARLNPDVVLMDVRMPEVNGLEATATILSAPSPTRSRVLMLTTFDIDDYVYEALRIGASGFMLKDAPAEELARAVRVVAQGDSLLAPSITKRLIAEATQRRSTVPKHSRLLDGLTSREREVLELIASGLSNAEIASRLFVAEQTVKTHVSRVLTKLGLRDRAQAVVFAYEHGVVVPGT, encoded by the coding sequence ATGACGATCACGGTGGTCATCGTGGATGACCAGGCCATGGTGCGACAGGGGATAGGGGCTCTGCTCGGGGCGCAGTCCGACATCAGCGTCATCGGGGACGCGGCCGACGGGGCCGAGGCGGTCCGCGAGGTGGCCCGGCTGAATCCTGATGTGGTGCTGATGGACGTACGCATGCCCGAGGTCAACGGCCTCGAGGCGACCGCGACGATCCTGTCCGCGCCGAGCCCGACCCGCTCCCGCGTGCTGATGCTGACGACCTTCGACATCGACGACTACGTCTACGAGGCGCTGCGGATCGGTGCCAGCGGATTCATGCTCAAGGACGCGCCCGCGGAAGAGCTCGCCCGAGCGGTTCGCGTTGTCGCGCAAGGGGACTCGCTGCTCGCGCCGAGCATCACCAAGCGGCTCATCGCGGAGGCGACTCAGCGGCGGAGCACGGTGCCCAAGCACTCCCGACTGCTCGACGGGTTGACCTCGCGGGAGCGCGAGGTGCTCGAGCTCATCGCGAGTGGGCTGTCCAACGCCGAGATCGCGAGCCGGCTGTTCGTGGCCGAGCAGACCGTCAAGACGCACGTGTCCCGGGTGCTGACCAAGCTCGGTCTGCGAGACCGGGCGCAGGCTGTGGTCTTCGCGTACGAGCACGGCGTCGTCGTCCCGGGGACCTGA